The window TATCAGCAGGGAATCCACCCCTTGAGAACTGTTGCGAAGGATAAAGCTGGTCATACGAAGGGGCAGAAAGGCCCATAAAAGTTTCTATAGAATGAAATCGCTTTCTAAGAGGCGCTAGGGTTTATTTTGGGAATCTAAAACGATTTATCCTGCTATTTAAATCTAGGTGTGATCAAAAGCAAAATTTCAAGACCTTCAACTTTCCTTGACAGGAAAGGGATCCAGGCGACTCAATTACGCTCAACGGGGAGCACTCCGCCCCAAGGCTAGGATCCCAACCCCACCTCAGCAGCCTTGAGGACAGAGATTATCAAGAATTATCTCAGTTGCCAGAAAGAGCCAGAGAAAACCGATTCTGCAAGGGATCCCTTGGGAAGATCATCAAACGAGCTAGATGACGGAGACTGTAGCGAAGCTAGGGATCCGGCTGCCGCTTCCGGCTTAGCTTGTGAAAAAGAGGTACTTGATAAATCCTGAGGCAACTCCGACCACCAGGGCAAGAATAGCCCCCCGACTGACAAACTCCTGTTGGTCTAAGCGTTTGCTATAGCCGTCCATTTTGCCACTGAGTTCGGCGATCTTGACCTCTAGTTCACTACGGCTGAGGTCGATCTTGGCTTCTAGCTCACTGCGGCTGAGGTCGATCTTGGCTTCTAACTCACTGCGGCTGAGGTCAATCTTCGCTTCCAGCTCGATCCTCACCAGCCGAACCTCGTTTTTGAGTTCGGTAATTTGAGTCTCGAATTTGCGATCGAAACCATCCAGCTTTTTGTCCAAAGCCAGGATTAAATCCTTGAGCTCTTGATTCGGATCCGACATCTGCCGCAGTTTCTAGGGGAGATGACTTGAGTATAGCCTCAGGGTACATCTGCATCAGAAGCCAAAAACAAGGCTACCGCTGCTGCTGGATCCCAGATACCGATAGAGAATTCCAACCTAAAGTGGATTTGACTCTTGAGCAAGACTTGGTCAATTGCTAACACATCTACTCGCTAACATGCCCTAGGGATCAAATACAAAAACCACCCGTACATCCCCGCTGGAATCCACCTCAATACTACGCAGGAACTCCCGTAGATAGGCGCGTCGTTCGGTTTCCGTGAGATCTTGCCAGAAGGGCTGAATAGAGAGGGTTTGTGCGATCTGGGGTAGGTTGGGTGGCGGCAGTTGCTCCAGCTTTTGGGCCAGAAGGGCATTTTCCGCCCGCAGTTGGTAGCGCCGTTGGGCCAACGAGTGCTCATCCATCAACCCGGAGCACTGCAAGGCTTCTAGCTGGCCGAGAATGTCGGTATTGGCCTGCAGTTGAGATTGGATCCTTTGCCGGGCGAGGGCAAAAGGATCCTTATCCAGTTGGCGAGTGCGTTGGGGCAGTTGCTCACACACTTGCTGGATCACATCTTGCAAAACCTCTGAATAGTTGAGGCTGTAGCGGCAGGTTTGACAACGCAGATAGAGGTAGGAGGGGCTGTTTTTCTTGCCTTGGCGAGGCGTGGTTTGCACAATTCGCAGCAGACTGCCACAAGAACAGCACTTGACCAAACCAGCCAAAGAGCGAGGAGCGCTGGCACTGCGGCGCGGGATCCCTTGGTTGCGTTTCAGCCAACGATCGATCTGGGCGGCTTCTGTACGGCTGAGCATTGCCGGATGAGTATCTCGCAGGGTGGTGCCGTCGGTGTAGGCCAAATCCCCTCGGTAGACGGGGTTGAGCAGCCAGTTGCGTCCGGTGGCTACCGAAATGCGTTTGTGGTGTTTCTCCTCGATGAAGCGCACCGCCTGTCGCAGGGATCCGTAGAGCAAAAAGTGCTGGAAAAAATCCTCAACGATCCCCGCTTGCTTGCGATCCGGTACGTAGCGATCCCCTTCACGGCGGTACCCAAAGGGGGCAGGGCCAGGGGGCGGCTTACCCGCCAATCGATTCTTGGCTTGGCTACGGCAGAGACGGCGGCTTTGCAACTGATGGGGAATTTCTGCCAACAGCGGGATCCAGGTTTCGGCATCGGCGGGGGTTTGTACCCCGGATTCTGTGACCAGACTGAGTTGGATCCCAGCCTGTTGAATCTGGAGTAGCCGCTCATGAATCTCATCCGCTCGATCCCCCAGATCCGATAACCGCAAGAGCAGCAGCTCCTGCACCGACCCAGCCCTAATGCGCTGAAACAGGTCTTCCAGGTAAGCTCGGGATCCCCAATCGTGTAGAACCGGGTCGGCCCCTTGTGCTTTGAGCCACACCAGCCCTTGATCCTCCAAGACAGCATGGGAGGGGGTATAGAGGTAGCCACAAACACTCATGGACAAGTCATCCAAACCGATCACTGTTGCTGCGGTAGAGCTGAATTTAGCACTTGACGAATCCTGCCGTGAGCTT of the Thermostichus vulcanus str. 'Rupite' genome contains:
- a CDS encoding recombinase family protein, which translates into the protein MSVCGYLYTPSHAVLEDQGLVWLKAQGADPVLHDWGSRAYLEDLFQRIRAGSVQELLLLRLSDLGDRADEIHERLLQIQQAGIQLSLVTESGVQTPADAETWIPLLAEIPHQLQSRRLCRSQAKNRLAGKPPPGPAPFGYRREGDRYVPDRKQAGIVEDFFQHFLLYGSLRQAVRFIEEKHHKRISVATGRNWLLNPVYRGDLAYTDGTTLRDTHPAMLSRTEAAQIDRWLKRNQGIPRRSASAPRSLAGLVKCCSCGSLLRIVQTTPRQGKKNSPSYLYLRCQTCRYSLNYSEVLQDVIQQVCEQLPQRTRQLDKDPFALARQRIQSQLQANTDILGQLEALQCSGLMDEHSLAQRRYQLRAENALLAQKLEQLPPPNLPQIAQTLSIQPFWQDLTETERRAYLREFLRSIEVDSSGDVRVVFVFDP